A genomic segment from Myxocyprinus asiaticus isolate MX2 ecotype Aquarium Trade chromosome 36, UBuf_Myxa_2, whole genome shotgun sequence encodes:
- the LOC127427044 gene encoding cadherin-related family member 1: MKNMRKEHIFIFLLVSLCVCMGKSDFAPYFYDNGAGSNNGNMALFNVAEDTPVGTHVYTLNGSDPEGEPVTYGMTFDKGSKEFFSIEPKSGNVTLIERLDREIQDEIVAIVTITDGRNQVEENVRVFITDANDEKPEFLNLPFIVDVPEDTSSGSSIFRVQAVDRDLGSGGSVSYFLQSPSTKFTIDGHSGVLRVKPGESLDYELSMNHFVTVVAKDGGGKYCGKYQIMSSTAVITINVLDTQDSPPVFVGIPYFGFVYEVSVPGSEIFTVFAKDGDQNNPNNIHYSILNGSDGLFNINSTSGCISLTSFPVQLKNELYELKVQASEVRPDEQFVDYAITTVTIRVLDLNNHPPTFYGENGPQSRFDMTMYEHPAEGEILRGLKITVNDSDQGANAKFRLLLVGPGRVLRVVPQTVLNEAQVTIIVENSTAIDYEKNQFLTFKLLAVEIDTPERFSATADIVINLLDTNDNIPKFSSEFYIARIPENSPGGSNVVSVTATDPDSGLWGEVKYSMYGSGSDLFLINPTSGIIYTQPWASLDAEVKSKYNFYVKAEDTEGKYSLAEVFVTVLDLNDHPPEFNENFLEKTMIIGAPVKIQAVDEDAEEPNNLIEYSIMKADPDNIFDINTSTGEIKLKSYIKSMEIVQNISKQKECKWSLVVQARDRGLPSFSTTAVVKIDITEASRLKGHMAAFLMQSRDNPMKALGMVASIISVMVLVTVMISTVMYLRNTKSNRITPTRRIIRRKPRERQSWSFRPAFTQSDGNHEKFLIDDETRSNCNVDNNSSSRAKPPAPVCPPPPPSECQRPLPTVSGALMARKSSRSSSWRSKKKSADDVEKSRRNKDSSSVSSALVSELKMKIEQKIIEANQGYYY; encoded by the exons ATGAAGAATATGCGGAAAGAACACATTTTCATCTTTCTCCTCGTCTCGCTCTGCGTGTGTATGG GGAAATCAGACTTTGCTCCGTATTTCTATGATAATGGAGCCGGCAGTAACAATGGAAACATGGCTTTATTCAATGTTGCAGAAGACACGCCTGTCG GAACTCATGTGTACACACTGAATGGCTCTGACCCCGAGGGTGAACCCGTGACCTACGGCATGACCTTTGATAAGGGCTCTAAAGAGTTTTTCAGCATCGAGCCTAAATCAGGAAACGTGACTCTCATTGAACGTCTGGACAGAGAG ATTCAGGATGAGATTGTTGCAATTGTGACCATCACAGACGGCAGAAATCAG GTGGAGGAAAATGTTCGAGTGTTTATCACAGATGCTAATGATGAAAAGCCTGAGTTTTTAAATCTACCATTCATTGTGGATGTCCCCGAG GACACATCGTCAGGCAGCAGCATCTTTAGAGTTCAGGCTGTGGATCGAGACCTCGGCTCGGGAGGAAGTGTCAGCTACTTCCTGCAG TCTCCCAGTACTAAGTTCACCATCGATGGTCACAGTGGAGTTCTGCGTGTTAAACCTGGTGAATCACTGGATTACGAGCTCTCCATGAATCATTTTGTCACTGTAGTTGCAAAG GATGGTGGTGGTAAATATTGTGGGAAATATCAAATTATGTCTTCGACAGCCGTCATAACCATCAATGTGCTGGATACCCAGGATTCTCCTCCAGTGTTTGTTGGTATTCCGTATTTTGGATTTGTCTATGAAGTTTCAGTTCCA GGTTCAGAGATATTCACTGTATTTGCAAAAGACGGAGACCAGAACAATCCCAATAACATCCATTATTCCATTCTGAACG GCAGTGATGGATTATTTAATATCAACAGTACGAGTGGCTGTATCAGTTTGACATcatttcctgtacagctgaagAATGAGTTATATGAGTTAAAAGTCCAG GCTTCAGAGGTCAGGCCTGACGAGCAGTTTGTCGATTACGCCATCACCACAGTCACTATTCGTGTGTTGGATCTCAACAATCATCCGCCGACATTCTACGGAGAGAACGGTCCACAGAGCAGGTTTGATATGACCATGTATGAACACCCGGCGGAAGGAGAGATCCTCAGAGGCCTGAAGATAACCGTGAATGACTCAGACCAG GGTGCAAATGCTAAATTCAGACTTCTGCTGGTGGGACCTGGTCGAGTTCTTCGTGTCGTCCCACAAACGGTTCTTAATGAGGCTCAAGTCACCATCATCGTGGAAAATTCCACCGCCATCGACTACGAAAAAAATCAGTTCTTAACATTCAAG TTGTTAGCCGTTGAGATTGACACTCCAGAGAGATTCAGTGCCACTGCAGATATTGTAATCAATCTTTTGGACACCAATGACAATATTCCAAAGTTTTCCTCTGAATTTTACATCGCCAGGATTCCAGAAAATTCTCCAGGAGGCTCAAACGTCGTCTCAGTGACT GCCACAGATCCAGACTCTGGACTTTGGGGAGAAGTGAAATATTCCATGTATGGCTCTGGCTCTGATCT GTTCCTCATTAATCCAACATCTGGCATTATTTACACACAGCCGTGGGCATCTTTAGATGCTGAAGTTaagtcaaaatataatttctatgtAAAAGCTGAAGATACTGAGGGAAAATACAGTCTTGCGGAGGTTTTTGTCACTGTGTTGGATCTAAATGATCATCCCCCAGAGTTCAATGAGAACTTCCTGGAAAAGACCATGATTATAGGGGCACCAGTGAAAATCCAG GCTGTGGATGAAGATGCAGAAGAACCCAATAATCTCATTGAATATTCTATCATGAAAGCCGATCCGGACAACATCTTCGACATTAACACATCCACAGGCGAGATTAAGCTCAAATCGTACATCAAGTCCATGGAGATTGTGCAGAACATCAGCAAACAGAAAGAGTGCAAGTGGTCTTTGGTGGTTCAAGCTCGCGATCGTGGCTTGCCATCCTTCAGCACAACAGCAGTAGTGAAGATTGACATCACAGAGGCG agtcgACTCAAGGGCCACATGGCAGCGTTTTTAATGCAGAGTCGAGACAATCCGATGAAAGCTCTCGGCATGGTGGCTAGCATCATTAGCGTTATGGTTTTGGTGACGGTCATGATCTCCACTGTCATGTACCTTCGCAACACAAAGTCCAACAGAATCACACCAACGCGTCGCATCATACGCAGGAAACCCCGAGAGCGACAGTCGTGGAGCTTCAGGCCAGCGTTCACACAGAGTGACGGCAACCACGAAAAGTTCCTTATCGATGACGAGACAAGGAGCAACTGCAACGTGGACAACAACAGCAGCTCCAGAGCCAAACCCCCCGCACCCGtctgtccccctccaccaccgAGTGAGTGCCAGCGACCCCTGCCCACAGTGTCCGGTGCCCTGATGGCCAGAAAATCCAGTCGCAGCTCTAGCTGGAGGTCAAAGAAAAAAAGCGCAGATGACGTGGAGAAATCTCGCCGAAACAAAGATAGCAGCAGCGTCAGTTCCGCTCTCGTGTCCGAGCTAAAGAtgaaaatagaacagaaaatTATTGAAGCAAATCAGGGCTATTATTACTGA